The Desulfofalx alkaliphila DSM 12257 genome includes the window ATAATCCACCCGCTCACTTTCAGGTGGTTTGATAATAGCTTCCCCGGGACCCACCACCGCAGTGGGTGGTTTCATAAAAATTATTGGCTCCTTAGGAATGGACAAATTTAGTTCCTCTGCATGGTCACTGTAGTTTAATCCCACACAAATGATCTTGGATGGTCGGCAGGGTGCTAATACCTTTACTTCTTCCATGAGGTAACCTTTTGCCACCGTTTTCAGTTCACCGTATATCTCCCCCACCAGGGGATATACCTTGTCATCCTCTCCTACCTGACCGGTAAAAACCTGACCCTTGTGCGAAAAACGGCCGATACGCATATTATGACCTCCCCTCGCCTTGTTCCTTGAGCGCTAAATAGCTTAACGGCGGCACGCCAAATATCATGGTAGTTGCTGCTGCCACCACCCCTGAATCGTTAAAGGCAAAGGCAACTATTGCACCGGTGACAACCCCGATTAAACCTTTAAAGATGTAGGGGTATTTTTCTTTTATGTCTTGCATAATGCCACGTGGCTTGTAAAACAGTGCGGCCAAGGTAAAGATGCTGGCTAATAGCACGTTGCTCCACACTGTATAGCGCATCAATCTTAAATTCATAGATAACTTGCGTTTAATGATGTTAATTATCTCAACAAAGCCGCCCTCGATAATCAGTCGGGTAGCTTGACCGATATGCGACTGCTGCTGTATCGGCCGACTTAAATCAAAGGCAATAAAACCGGCTAACAGGGCCGCCACAGCTGCCGCCACCCCGGCTACCACCTTAAAACGGAATCTAACACCTAGGAACAGTAAAAAGGTAACTAAAAATGACGATGTGGCAGCAATGGTACCGCCCACGTTGGTTCCTAAGTGGGGGGCAGCCAGGCAATAAACGGTAAAGGAAAAAAGTGCACCGGATAAAGCAATCATATATTTACGGTACCGGGGGTAATTGTTTACCAGCACAGAGGCAGCCATTATGGTGGCCCCCAGCAGCACACCCATGTATTCATTGCCTATGCCGTAAAAACGAGCCCCAACCATGGGATCGTAACTTAAAATTGCTTGTTTTTGTAACGGTTGCCCCAGCAAGGTGTCCAACAACAGCGTAGACACCGTGGCAACAGCCAGTATTCCATAGCTGCGTAAAAATTTGCTTCGCCCCAAGGTGATGGCCACAGCGGTAAGAAGCAAGGCAATCATTATTAACTCCACAGCTGCTGCCTCCACCGAAGGTCGAGGTAAAAGGGGCAGTAATAAATAAGCTAAAGGCACTGATACTACAAACAGTATTGCCATCTTAAGCAACTTAGTACCTTTTTTATGTATAAAAATAAGGTACAGGGATGCAGCCAGTATTATTATCTGAAGGAATACATAGGCCTTTTGAAAGGGCCCCCGGGCCGCATGGGTAACAGCTAAATTATCCTGCTTTTCTAATAGGTGTTGCACCGGGTTATAATCAACGAACATTGGGTACATTGCCCGACCACTTATGGGACCAACAGCCGGTATATCCAAATGTTGTAAAATTGTCGGCGTAATATCTGTACTCATCACAATGCCGGGGTGCTTTGTGGTGCCGGATATGAGCATGGCCCGGTCGCCTTCATTGGCTACTTTAAAATCGCCGCCCCAGGCAATTATCGGAGTTAGCATTTTTCTTTGATCCAGCATTTCTTGGACAGGGGTGGGTGTAACCACCAATAGTAAGTCCTTTTCACCCAAATGATTGGCTAGATCATTAACAAAGTCATCGGCTCTCTTTAGTGATTCCGCCAGTTTGTTTCGGTAAACGTCATCAAACATAACCACGCGCTGTTCATGAAGGCGGGCAGTATCTCCCAGGTCCACAACCAAGAGGGGGTATTGGGGAAGGGCATTAATAACTTCCCGGGTTAATATTTGATAATCAGTTCGCTTCCCTCCAGGAAAAGCAGGGTCTTCCTGTAGTATAGCTCCGTCTATTATACCGTGGCTGACTACACCGTCTTTATCCATGGCAATGTTTACAGCAAGCCGGCTTATTCTGTCCTCGCAGTCGGCATTACCAAATACAGCAGTTTTATATCCTGCCTGTTTCAATGATTCTCCCAGTGTTCCTACCAGTATACTGCGTGGTAAAGCGTCGTTTAGCGCCACCATCCTTGCTATACCCAAATACACAATGCTTTCACCGGTCGGATAATTGCCGGTACGTTGTGAGTATATATCTGCAGCCATACCCTCATTTAATTGGGTGTCTACGTCAAAAGCAGATACTGCGTATCCTGCTCCCAGGGCATGGGCACCTGCCCCAATGGTGACATGGGTATTTTCCGGCAGTATTCTACCTCCGGTGTTGCAGTTCAGCAAGCCCACTGCCCCTTCTTCCATCAGCCTTTTAAATCCTGGATATTGGTCAGGGTTAAGATCTGCCAGATTTATTCGATCCATCACCACCACAACTACCGAGCCCCTATCCCCCGCCTGGGCATAGGAATAGCCTGACAAGAGTAGTACAATTAGTAGTGTTATTAATGTTATTAAACTCCGCCGCAATAAACTTTACCTCCAACATTTAAAATTCATAGCTAAGCATCGCCCTGTCAGGGGCTAAACCTTTTTCCAGCAGTACTTGATTATATATTTCCATAATATTCTGGGCCATTTTTTCCACCGTAAACTTTTTTTCCACCAGCCTTCTACCGGCTTCGCCCAGTTTTTTGGCCTTTGCCGGATTGTTTAATAACTCTCCTATGGCAGCGGCCAGTGCAACCGGTTCTTTTGGTTCAACCAAAATGCCGGTTTGGTCATGCTGAATAACCTCCGGTATTCCCCCTACCCCAGCGGCTACCACAGGACGACGGGCAGCCAATGCCTCCAAGATTGTCAAGGGTAAACCTTCGGTGACCGACGGTAGGACAAACACATCCAGAGCCGCCAATAACCGGGCAATATCATTTCTATGCCCGGTGAAAAAAACCCTGCCTTCCAGACCTAATTGTTCCGCCTCAGCCTGCAGCTGCTGCCCCAGGGGGCCATCGCCCACCACAATAAAATTAACCTGATATTCTTTTAGCATTGCCGCAGCCTGTAGAAAATAGGTTACTCCCTTTTGGGGGGCAAGCCGAGCTATAACCCCCACCAGCTTCCCCATTGGGGGAAGGCCAAGCTGTTTGCATACATGAAATTTGTTTGCCTTTTGCTGTATTCTATCTATATCGATGCCGTTATATACCGTCACTACTTTATCCTCTGGGATTTGCTCCCTTGTGATTATCTCCCTACGCAAGGCCTCTGAAACTGTAATAATGCGATCTGTGCCATTGGCAAGGATTTTCTCTACGGTGGCCATGGTCTTCTTTTTTAGTGGCGACCAATCGGCATAAAAAATAGAGTTATGAACGGTGAACAGCACAATGGGTGTTTTGCAAAGCAAGGCCGCAGTACGGCTCACCAAAGCTGCCTTTGAGCTATGGGTATGAAGAATAGTTACCCGGTACTGTTTTAAATATCTTGCCAAGAGCATTGCCGCCAGCAAATCGGAACTTGGTGACAAATTTCCTTTAAGCTGGATAGGTAGTACGGCAACACCGTCTTCCTTAAGCTCTTTCTCAACTTCACTGCCTCCGGGGCAGGCAACTATTATCTTATACCTACTGTGATCGGTATGGCGTACTAAATCCAACAGGTGGTTTTTCATTCCCCCCGCTGCCGGACGAATGACGTGAAGAACTGTTATCCTTGACAATTTATGCCCCCCACAAGCGGTGAAAGGCATAAAATACCATTGGAGTATTATACTTCCCTGTATTTATATGCCTTTACTTCGCCGTTAATAGTTTAATTACCTGCATCATAATTACTTAACACTATAAAAATTATAAGCCGTGCAGGATCAGCTCAAGCGGTGTATGCCGGCCGCAGTCTATACCGTCTCTGAAATAATAACACTCTAAATAGTATTTAAAAGGTGCGTTTTAACGCACCTTCAGTCCACAGCAGAACCTTCACCTGCTGTTTTTCCCTTGTCTTCTCTTCTTTTGCTTTTATATGCCAGTTCTTGTTTAAATAACTCTACATCAAGGGCACCCGGTGTTTTAGTGTTCACGTTTATTCTTGCTTTATCATTTTCTTTCAGCGCCATCTACCTCCGTTACGAAATACTAATGGCATCTGTGGGGCAACTTTCCGCAGCCTCCTGGGCTTGTTCTTCTACCTCTTCGGGAACTTCATCCACAATGGCAGATGCCTTGTCATCATCGTTCCAATCGTACACTTCAGGACACACATCTATACATGCCCCACAGCTAATACAAAGATCTTGATCAACCTCTGCTTTCATTCTTTTCCACCTCCAGTGTTGTTACCAAATGCTATTATAGTTTGCCTGCTTTTTTTAATTTTATCCATTATTGTAGCCTGCATAATATACTTGGCATACTTGCACAATAGAAAAAAAATTAATTCGGAGGTAGGTCGTTGAAAACCGTGTATGTATTAGGTGCTGGGGCCAGCGCCGGTTACCAAAATTCATATATTGGAGAGACCAGCCCGGTGGCTAAAAACTTCTTTCAAAAGGCTTGCCGGGTAATTAATATTCATAGGGTAAAAGATAGACACTTTGCCGATGAAAATTATACTTACAACAATTTATTTTCTTTTATAAAAAAATATTGGGGGGGTAATGTGGTTGATATATGCAGTGCCCATGCAGAGGTGGACATGGAAGAGGTGTTAACCCTACTTCATATAGAGTTAGAAGAGCAACCCCATTCAGAAACATTAAAAAAGGCCTGCCAGGAATATATGTTGTTAATGGCTTTAACCTTTGACAAGATATTGTACGGCGACCCTTGCCCTTACCACCAAAAAATTGCCGCCAGCCTGTCACCCGGAGATGTAATCATTTCATTTAATTATGAATTGTTGATGGATAATGCTTTGCTGTCTGAAAACAACTGGTCTCCCAAGGACGGTTATGGGGTTGAATGTCATTTGTTGTCGAACGAAAACCTATTAATACAGCAGCCGTCCCGCGTGCAGCTTTTAAAGCTGCACGGCTCCCTTAATTGGTTATATTGTAATAAATGCCATCAACTATTTACTGCCTTAGAGTATCACAACAAGGTTTTAAGGTTAGTATTTAATCATTCGGAAAAAGTTGCATGTACCCATATGAACTGCCGGCACCCCTTGCAACAGATAATCATTCCTCCAACCATGATGAAAAACTATCATACCATGCCTTTTACGCAAAAACTATGGCGCCGGGCCATGAAAGCACTGGCCGACGCCGATTATGTCGTGGTAATGGGTTATTCTTTCCCGCCCTCTGATTTTCGTACCAAGTGGTTATTTCGGAAGGCAATGGCAATGCCCTGTGTCAAGCCAAAAAAGGTAACCTTGGTAAACCATGCCACCGGTGAGATGTTAAATTCCCTATTAAAAATGTACCGTGCCTTAATGCGCACTGACGATATTAACAGCTATGCCACAATAGCGGATTTTACTAAAACTCTATAGTTTTTTATACCAGATATTCATATCCTCAAATCCGCCTGCTATATGACAATTGTTTATTAATCTACCCTTATAGCTATATTTTAGTTTGTGCAGCACCGCATTCATACCATAAGAGGTGGCCCTTGCTAAACTGTAAAACACTTTTATATTTTTATTAACCAATTCACTTTCCAGTGCTAATATTGCAGTTGTTAATAAGCCCATTCCCCGGTAATCGGGTAATGTTGCACAGTGAGTTATTTCAGCATTTTTATTTTTTCCATCTATTTCAGCAGAAGCAGCACTGACAATTTGGCCATTGTCAAACACCGCCATAAAAATTGCCCTTTTATTTATCAAGGCCCGCACATAGTCTGCATTTAATAATGGGCTGGGGTAACTGCTAAATATATTGCTGTATAGGTCCACCAGTTTCTCAGCATCTGCAAGGTCAGCGGCCTTTAATTTTAAGCCCTCAGGCAGCGGCTTTTCAGCCGGTTTGCCGGCAGAGCTATAAATATCCTTAATTATCTTCTCTTCTTCCGGCAGCGTGTTACTAAACGCTCTTTTACCGTCTAAGAATAAGGACAGGCAATAACAATGTTCTCCGGCAAAAAAGTTCGGTATACTGCCCTCCAAAACAAAGTTATGTGCTAACAGCCTTTCTTTATATATTCCCCGGACAAAAAATATTATCTTGCCCAGTTGATTTTCCACCGCCATCTCCTTAGCCCGATTTATAATTATAGCAATATTATCACCGCTAAAATCAATTACCTTTAACCTGCTGTTAAATTTGTCTATCACAATTTTACCACTTTGATTGTATTGGCTTAACTCTATTACGTAACCATATTCTCGGCAATTTTTATTATATTTATTGGTACTTACGGTAGGCTGTTGTTCCACCCACACGACCCCCTTTTACTTTGCTGCCAAACCTTTTGCGCCTTTTTATCCTTAGGTTGCCCTGGGGTGTTAGACTGGTGGCTTGTTCCGTTATAAGCCTTTCTATGCCCACAGTTTCACCCTTCTTTAAGCGCATCTGTTTATCGCTGTAACATCGGGTGCCCTCATGGGGAGGCAGTGGGTAAGAACAAACCACCCCCTCATAATTGCGTAAGATCACTTTGTCATCCGCCTGTGAAATCATATACTGGGGGCCCAGGGGAATCTTCCCACCCCCTCCCGGAGCGTCCACCACATATGTAGGTACTGCCAGCCCGGAGGTGTGACCCCTCAACATTTCAATAATTTCAATCCCCCGGTAAATTGAGGTGCGAAACTGCTCTATCCCCGGCGACAGATCACACTGGTATATGTAGTAGGGGCGCACTCTGATCATCAATAGCAGGTGCATTAATTTTTTTATTGTGTAAGGGCAGTCATTAACTCCCCTCAGCAGCACCGTTTGGTTGCCCAAAGGTATGCCACTGTCCGCCAATCGCTCACAGGCCTCCCGGGCCTCTGCAGTGATTTCCTTGGGGTGATTAAAGTGAGTGTTTACATATATGGGATGGTATTTTTTTATCAGTCTGCATAGGTCCTCGGTAATGCGCATCGGCATCACCACCGGGGTTCTGGTGCCTATGCGAATAATTTCCAAATGCTTGATGCGGCGCAAACGCCATAAAATATATTCCAATCTTTCATTGGATATCAGCAGACTGTCACCGCCTGATAAAATTACATCACGTATCTGGGGCGTGCCCTTGATATAATCAATGGCCAGATCAATATCCTTCCGTGACCGGGCACGGTCGGTGACACCTGCAAAACGCCTGCGGGTACAGTGACGGCAATACATGGAGCATTGATCAGTTACTAATAGCAGTACCCTGTCAGGATACCGGTGGGTTAAACCCGGCACTGGAGAATCCAAATCTTCACTTAATGGGTCTTCCATATCATAACAACTTTGCTGTAGTTCCATGGAAACGGGTACAGCTTGTTTGCGAATCGGACATTGGGGGTCGTTAGCATCCATAAGTGACGCATAATAGGGGGTAATGGCCATACGCAATCGGCCAAGGGTTTGTTTAATAGCTATTTTTTCATGGTTTTCTAAGTTAATTACTTTCTGTAAATCTTCTATTGCAGTAATGCGATTTTGCATTTGCCACTGCCAATTATTCCAATCACTCTTACTGACATTTTTCCATAATGAAATCTTCCTATAGTCCCTTGGCATTTTTTCACCTACCGTAAATTTTTCCTCATCATTATTATTTACAGCCAAAGGGTAATTGATGTGACCCAATATGCCCATGGGCATTTGCCCTTCGATTAATCAGTTAGAACAAAAAAGGTTAAATCTAAATCACTATTATTTGTTTATCACATATCATAAATAAAGATTTGTGAAGGAGCCACTGTCATGCAGAAATATAACAATGAATTTTCCGGCCATAAAGACCCGAGAAGTCAAGGCCATTTTTATAAAGAGCTTGAAACTCTGCTGGCCACCGATGTTTTTAAGAAATTACTAAATTCACCCAACAATCAAATAGCACAAATAAACGCCGCCATAACCCTACTTATAAAAGCAGGTATTCCTTTTGTATTTGAATATACCCCAGGCACACGTCGTGAAGAAGCATCGGGTGAACTTACAGTTTATATTACTCCCACAACAACAATTATTTTCGAAATCTCCCTGGGGCCCGGGTAAAGTATCTTATAATGCCAAAGATAAAACCCCGAGGCTTACCTCAGGGTTTATTTCTAATTTGTAAAAAACACCGCTAGCGCACCGGGCCCTCCGTATGCTCCCACAACGGGCCCTATATTTCCAAGAACCACTTCTCGAACTTTTACTTCTTTTAAAATTTCCTCTTTTAATGCTAAGGCATCATTAAATGCTTCTCCATGTGATATAGCAATCACTTGATTTTCAGGGTTAATTATATTTTCTTTAACGGATTTGACAAAATGAAGTATTGCCTTTTTTCTTCCCCTCACTTTATCTAAAAGACCCACCTTGCCTTCTTTATCCAGACATAACATTATATTAATATTCAAAAGCATACCCATGGAATATTGCAGTCTACTGATTCTGCCGCCAATTTTCAAGTATTTTAAATCATTTACCGACATAAAAGTTCTCATGGTGTTTCTTTTAATCTCTAAATACTCAACTATTTCACTCAGGGGCTTTTGCTGCCTTTTCATCTCCACCGCTTGCATTACTAGCAGCCCCTGCCCTATGGAGGCAGTTAAAGTATTTATTAGGGTGATGCCGGCATTGGGTTTTTTTTCTAATACCATTCTTTTGGCTAGGCTGGCACTATTAAAGGTACCGCTTAAACCTGTAGAAACACCAATATATAAAACTTCAGTACCCTTTTTTACATGTTTATAGAATACGTCATAAAAACTTTGTGGGCTTGGTTGAGACGTTTTAACAATGCTACCCTCTTTCATCGCATGGTAAAACTCTTTATGGGTCATTGTTTTCC containing:
- a CDS encoding glycosyltransferase family 4 protein; the encoded protein is MSRITVLHVIRPAAGGMKNHLLDLVRHTDHSRYKIIVACPGGSEVEKELKEDGVAVLPIQLKGNLSPSSDLLAAMLLARYLKQYRVTILHTHSSKAALVSRTAALLCKTPIVLFTVHNSIFYADWSPLKKKTMATVEKILANGTDRIITVSEALRREIITREQIPEDKVVTVYNGIDIDRIQQKANKFHVCKQLGLPPMGKLVGVIARLAPQKGVTYFLQAAAMLKEYQVNFIVVGDGPLGQQLQAEAEQLGLEGRVFFTGHRNDIARLLAALDVFVLPSVTEGLPLTILEALAARRPVVAAGVGGIPEVIQHDQTGILVEPKEPVALAAAIGELLNNPAKAKKLGEAGRRLVEKKFTVEKMAQNIMEIYNQVLLEKGLAPDRAMLSYEF
- a CDS encoding ferredoxin yields the protein MKAEVDQDLCISCGACIDVCPEVYDWNDDDKASAIVDEVPEEVEEQAQEAAESCPTDAISIS
- the ablB gene encoding putative beta-lysine N-acetyltransferase; this translates as MEQQPTVSTNKYNKNCREYGYVIELSQYNQSGKIVIDKFNSRLKVIDFSGDNIAIIINRAKEMAVENQLGKIIFFVRGIYKERLLAHNFVLEGSIPNFFAGEHCYCLSLFLDGKRAFSNTLPEEEKIIKDIYSSAGKPAEKPLPEGLKLKAADLADAEKLVDLYSNIFSSYPSPLLNADYVRALINKRAIFMAVFDNGQIVSAASAEIDGKNKNAEITHCATLPDYRGMGLLTTAILALESELVNKNIKVFYSLARATSYGMNAVLHKLKYSYKGRLINNCHIAGGFEDMNIWYKKL
- the ablA gene encoding lysine 2,3-aminomutase, encoding MPRDYRKISLWKNVSKSDWNNWQWQMQNRITAIEDLQKVINLENHEKIAIKQTLGRLRMAITPYYASLMDANDPQCPIRKQAVPVSMELQQSCYDMEDPLSEDLDSPVPGLTHRYPDRVLLLVTDQCSMYCRHCTRRRFAGVTDRARSRKDIDLAIDYIKGTPQIRDVILSGGDSLLISNERLEYILWRLRRIKHLEIIRIGTRTPVVMPMRITEDLCRLIKKYHPIYVNTHFNHPKEITAEAREACERLADSGIPLGNQTVLLRGVNDCPYTIKKLMHLLLMIRVRPYYIYQCDLSPGIEQFRTSIYRGIEIIEMLRGHTSGLAVPTYVVDAPGGGGKIPLGPQYMISQADDKVILRNYEGVVCSYPLPPHEGTRCYSDKQMRLKKGETVGIERLITEQATSLTPQGNLRIKRRKRFGSKVKGGRVGGTTAYRKYQ
- a CDS encoding DegV family protein: MKEFVIVTDSCSDLHMDYVEKNNIEYVPLTYQLGDQEYIDDFGKTMTHKEFYHAMKEGSIVKTSQPSPQSFYDVFYKHVKKGTEVLYIGVSTGLSGTFNSASLAKRMVLEKKPNAGITLINTLTASIGQGLLVMQAVEMKRQQKPLSEIVEYLEIKRNTMRTFMSVNDLKYLKIGGRISRLQYSMGMLLNINIMLCLDKEGKVGLLDKVRGRKKAILHFVKSVKENIINPENQVIAISHGEAFNDALALKEEILKEVKVREVVLGNIGPVVGAYGGPGALAVFFTN